Genomic DNA from Lagenorhynchus albirostris chromosome 20, mLagAlb1.1, whole genome shotgun sequence:
actttaaaagttaatATATTAGCTTATTAAAATCTGAATACAGTACATGTTTTTGGTCATGAGCTCTTTGAGTTTCTTCTCATGGCCCACAAGATATTCAACTCCATGTCACTATTTTCCTTGTCTACAGTAGTGATATACAGTTCAtcatacacttttaaaataagactgttttatatataactgTGTAATATGGTGAGCTTACATtacaaaaagtatatataaaagtaCATATAAAGAATATGTAATTATGCCTTGACTCTATCCATAAATGACTTGAAGCAGGTAATACATTTGCTTTTAAATGCTATTTACAACATGGACTCTTGAATGATATGtgaatttggaaatgaaaaatatgttttccagACTCAAAATGTTGATGTCTtaacattgtttatttaaaaatttgatttccaAGTGGGCAACACTACATTAGAAAAAGATTCAAGGGCTATGCCATAAAATCGCTTGTTTTCCATAGTCATTCTGAATTTAATGCTATAAAAAAGATgctacttggattttttttttctacactgACTATGATCCAAGTTATTAAAGTTTAAAACCATATGAAAGCCTTTATGAGGATCCTGAATTATATTtctcattaaagaaaagaaatggctcAGTGAGTCATGTCTCTAGACTTCAGTATAAGAGAAAGCAGAAGGCCATTGTCAGTCATTTGGAAAGTTAAAACTCAGCACTTAATGTGAATTTAGATGAGTGTAGGAGAGGACTTTTATGGGCTTGTGTTCCTCTGGGCATCCTGAGGGCAGTGAGGACACAAGACTTCTGATCTTCTAAACAAAAATCATTATCAAATGGATTTATTAAAGAGCTAAGCAGAACAAACTGCAGTCATATGTGTGTAGCTACAGTTGGCTTCCATGGGAATTATAAACGGCTCTGAGAACACTTTCAATTGATTCAGAATAAAACAATTTAAGGCTTGCAACAAATGtacaaaaaactaaaagcaatGATTAACCCTGACATGAAGAATCTCTGTTACATTTGCTTGTACAATTCatgtactttgtttcttttttaaccctCTGTTTAAAAAATCCAGCATTTTCgtctgaaagaaaaaagaaaatataggctcTTGGCAAATACCtgtgaacaaatgaagaaaagtgatGGGGCCACTTCTGCAGTAGCTTTCCATAAGAGATAATGTTTTATCTTGAAGCTAGTACATCTATTTTTAAAGCTCATTTACCTCCCTACACACTcatgatttatttgcatattgaCACGAAATCTGGCTTCATCATCCATCATCAATCAGACAAAAAAAGTCTATCAAGCACCCACAGGATGCACAGATCTGTTTTTGAAATGGTGTCGTGGTGTTAATCTGTCCTAAAACTAggagtactttttttaaaagaagctatAGTACGTTGAGAAAGAAGTATTATCATTTTTCTGGGAGGAAAAGTTGCTAAATACTGCAGCAAACTCCTCACAGAAGCCACAAAATCACCTCtgaagttttttaaggaacaaccCCCTGAAGTCTAGAATTTATGAGACCAGCAAATGTAAAATTTTCACAACTCTAACACACACCTATCTAGGGCTCAGTGAAGACTTGCATCAGATTTATATGTCTTATTAGGTTTAATCTTAAAAGTACAACATGAAAAAACCTAGAATGTTTCAAATAATCTGAAATAGCAATCCTATGACAGTTATAACAACTGCAATTTCAAACACCAAGGCTTGCATAACTTCACAATATAATCATCTCAAAACATGTGATCAAAAACTTTGGGTAGGAGCTTCTTTCATAAATTCTTCGAGGACAGCTACCACGCTTTTGGCTTCGGGCATTTCTTCGTGTTCCACTTTAGCAATCTTCAAAAGGATGTCTCCACTACCACAGTTCTTTAGGAACATGTAACATTTAAACAAAGCATAATGATTCATTTCTGCCTGCCGGATAAATCTCTTCAAATTATTTGTGTCTTGTATGGCCTAGAAAAAGATTACCCAGTTAAATGTGTGTTTAGTGAGATAATAATGAAGCCTGAAAAAGATCTCCTATCCAGCTGAGAACTCAACATATGTTActgaaatgtttgctttttatttttgaatattttcatcatttttattgctAATATGCTTTGCCCTCGGTAGAACaaaatcttttatatatataaagtaaaaatactttACAAATCTCCTAAATAAGGTGACAACATGCCTCCCCACCAAAATTTTGAACCCTTAGGCATGGAACTCCTTTTTTTGTGCTTTCCAACTAAGATATGTCACGAATTACAAGACTGAAGTCCTTGAAATATAAGCAAGCATTCAATCCAATTAACTGGATATGCAATGGTACATATGCAGAAGCCactgaaaaatacaaatggaATGCCTTTTGAGGATTCTAGttcgtgtttgtttttaaaaacttattttaattattgtgaATAAGGCTTATGGTACAAAATAGATACAGAATAATGCAAATTTATGGTTAAGACCCGGACTCTACTGACAattaggaaaccataaacaagaccaaaagacaaccctcagaatgggagaacatatttgcaaatgaagcaactgacaaaggattaatctccaaaatttacaagcagctcatgcagctcaataacaataaaacaaacaacccaatccaaaaatgggcaaaagacctaaacagacatttctccaaagaagatatacagactgccaacaaacacatgaaagaatgctcaacatcattaatcattagagaaatgcaaatcaaaactacaatgagatatcatctcacaccagtcagaatggccatcatcaaaaaacctacaaacaataaatgctggagagggtatggagaaaagggaaccctcatacactcttggtgggaatgtaaattgatacagccactatggagaacagtatggaggttccgtaaaaaactaaaaatagaaataccatatgacccagcaataccactactgggcatataacctgagaaaaccgtaattcaaaaagagtcatgtaccaaaatgttcattgcagctctatttacaatagcccggagatggaaacaacctaagtgcccatcatcggatgaatggataaagaagatgtggcacatatatacaagggaatattactcagccataaaaagaaacgaaactgagctatttataatgaggtggatagacctagagtctgtcatacagatgaattaagtcagaaagaaaaagacaaatatcgtatgctaacacatatatatggaatttaagaagaaaaaaaaatgtcatgaagaacctaggggtaagacaggaataaagacacagacctactggagaacggacttgaggatatggggagggggaagggtgagctgtgacagggcaagagagacgcatggacatatacacactaacaaacgtaaggtagatagctagtgggaagcagccgcatggcacagggatgtcggctcggtgctttgtgaccgcctggaggggtgggatagggagggtgggagggagggagacgcaagagggaagagatatgggaacatatgtataggtataaccgattcactttgttataaagcagaaactaacacaccattgtaaagcaaattataccccaataaagatgttaaaaaaataaataaaataaataaaaacaccaataaataaataaataaataaaataaagatattgtttACATATAAAGAATGACAGGTAACATCTTTCATTAGTATTGCCTTTACAATTTATAATGTCACTATATCACAGTGGATAGATTTGCTCCATTGAaatgtgtctttttgtttgtttatttgtaaatAGTAAActaacatgaaaaaatgttcagccTGAATAATAATTAAAGACAGATTTGAGCAGCTATGGAGTGCCAGTattaagttaataaaaataaataagattgatAAAAACCTGTTGTATTAGGTTCTGCatagaaaacccacacacattgCTGGCCATTCTGTAAtttgttcctatttttctgaAGTGCAAGCTGGCAATTTGTAAGAGGAACCAAAGCATTCAAACCCTTTGACTTGGTAATCCCACGTTAGGGAATATACCCTAAGGTAATaatccaaatgaaaaaaatacgaTCCAGCAATGCTCCTTCTGCATctccctgaagaaaacaaaacacctaTTCAAAAAGGTATCTGCACCCTCACGTTCCCTGCGGCATCACCGaagaacccaagtgtccactgacggaTGAGCAGACaaagaaactgtggtatatatacccagtggaataccactcagccatgaaaaagaatgagatcCTGCCATCGGTGACAACGCggatggacctcaagggcatCATGCTAGGTGAAACAAGtccgacagagaaagacaaataccacacgATCTCTTCTACATGTGGAATCCAAATATATAtagagttaaaaaacaaaaaaacaagctcatagactTCAAGAACAGACTGGTAGCCACCAGAGGCAGGAGgtagggggtgggagaaatgggtgaactgttttggttttggttgaaataaactgaaatttttaaatgcaaataaaaggacttccctggtggtccagtggttaagaatctgtcttgcaatgcaggggacgctggttcgatccctggtcaggggactaagatcccacgtgctgtggggcaactaagcccgcgcgccacaaccagagagcccgcacgccgcaatgaagagcccacgctctgcaactaagacccgacacaaccaaaaaataaaaataaataaataaataaagcaaaaaaacacTGATATACCATCGTCAGATTAGCAAAGATGAAAAGTTTAGGTACCCAGTCGTCACTGGGTACGGGAAAACTGGCACTGAGGATTCTAGTTTTGAGAATGACATCATAGCTATAAAGCAGATTTGTTACTCAGTCACCGGTACTAATTACAGTTCAGACAAAGACTATGCGTGGCACTCGGCACACAGCCAATTAGTTACCTTTAGTTTAAAGTTCTCCAGGACTTGTCGAAAAAGAAAAGGGTTACCTCCTTCAGCACCATTCAAAAAAGCCTGCATCCAATCCTCACAAAACCGATTGcttcctataaaatattttagaaaaataaataaaagtgaaatcacaagacatttattcttcctttttatttattttctttctttcgcGGTacacaggcctttcactgttgtggcctctcccactgcggagcacaggctccggatgcgcaggctcagcggccatggctcacgggcccagccgcttcgcggcatgtgggatcttcccagaccggggcacgaacccgtgtcccctacatcggcaggcagactctcaaccactgcaccaccagggaagccctattttctttttttaaattgaggtgtaattgacgtattagtttcaggtgcacaacataatgattcaatatttgtatacatcaagatattctttcctcctttataaaaACTCTTATAATGAATTATTTAAGACTTCTATAATGGTCTAAAAAAACTTAACTCACCACCTGGTTAAGAAATACCAAAATGGTTGAAGTTCCCGTGTGCCTCTTCCCAATCGCATCCCCTTCCTTTCCCATCAGAAAGAATTATCATGCCCATGTCTTTCTATAAACTTTTGCCACATACTTTATCTATAAGCCCTATATAGTATTATTTTGCATATgttaaaactgtatttttctttaatggctCTTGCATTATATAATACATTTGTGTGCTATACTGAGACATATAGCTCTAGTTCACTCATTGTCACGgctatatagtattccattgtatgaatagagCAGTTTATCAATTCtcctgttgacagacacttaagttgctttcagttctttgctATTTCAAACAGTGCCCTTATGAACATCTTGTATTTGTCTCCTTGTGTACATGTACAAGAGTTCTCTATATACCTAGGAGAAGAATTGCTAGGCATGACATGATTTCCACGTTTCTAGAACTGCTATTGTTTTTGGTGATTTGGGGATAAACATGTAAAACTGCACAAGACAGGAAGGATAAGTTTGCATCATTTGTTCTCAGCGCAAAAAAGGAGATTCACAAGCCTGCTCCCGGGGTTGTTGGCTCACCTGCATTGTGGAACTGAGGCTGGGAGCTACTACAATCGATGATCACAGACTTATGCTGCTCCTCCGTCATGGCCATGCACAAAGACGTCATGGTGCCTTCGTGAATAAGGCCTTGGAGACTGGCCACACTCAGAAACCTGCCACACACACAATCCTTTTGCACAAACTATATTataggatgggagggaggaagcaaaTTCATTCTGcattgggagtgggggtgggtgtTAAAAACATAAACATCAGGCTTGCTGTGGAAAAGGTTCTCTCTTTGCAAAACTGTTCTTTACCTGTGAatgtctctctttgttttttcatctgaTTCTTTAACCTCAACAGGAGTATAACTCAGAGcctatgagagaaaaataaagcctaaCTGATACATGTATTCCAGTTTTCCTTGTTGCGCAGCCACTTGTGACTAAACATCACCTCCCCCAATAACCACCACGCTAGACGATGCTTGCTCGGCACTGTCCGGGAGCTCTCCAGAGCCTTGTTCAGCTGTTGCTGTTCAGATCACTAATCCTTGTTCAGATCACTAATCCTTGTTCAGATCACTAATGGTCTGAAATCTGGCTTCACCACCTGGGCTTGTGGGGCCATCCAGCCTCAGCTGCATCTACCTACCACATATTTACATGAAAAACCTGGCCATTTACTCGAGCCTACCCCATTGTCTAGATactttagtgaatttttcattttttatttggacATTTTTATATAGGTAAAAtcccttttgatttccattttccttctcaaattattttggaaattacACCTCTTCCAGATCACTTCAAAGGGTAATTATTTTAGGGAGTTCCCtgctggtctagtggttaggattcggggctttcactgccgtggcccaggttcaatccctggtcggggaaccaagatcgcATAAGctgtgcagcgcggccaaaaaaaaaaggtaattattttaaaacgttTTATCTTATTAGAAGACTCAGTATTTGCAATTCTACCTTAGTAGTGTAACTTTCTAGATCTGAATAAATAGAGTGTGGTCTATCCTAATGCAGGCATTGTCTGAATGAATATTCGGGGGGAAGGTAATGTTCAGAGAAAATAAGTATGTCTTTAAATAATCCAAACTTGGCCAAAGTGATTCTCAATTAAGGAAATGCTTTTGTTTGGGCAATACTTACAGCATGTAGCAGAAAGGTAAGCTGCTCCTGAAAGAGATGAACCACCCTTTGGATTGGGCATACAACATCCTCAAACCAGCTGCTCAGGTAGGACTGTACGTggttctccccacccctttcctagATCAAGAGAGAATGTCATTTGCTTTGATATCAGCCTTCACCTTGGACTTAACATTTTCTTCATGATACTCTTGACAGTGAAAagaactggggacagacaccttCTTTTAAGCTAAcaccacaaattttaaaaaaggaattgtgATATAACTTTGCTGGGCTTGTTGGGCAGAGTGGGGATTAATTCAGTACTGCATTTCTTAAAAACACACTAAGAAATGCGTTATATAAAATGAAGAGACTGAATTAATAGGGTTCCATGCTATTTCTTCACTGAAAGGAGTTGGGGCATT
This window encodes:
- the C20H17orf75 gene encoding protein Njmu-R1 isoform X2; its protein translation is MLPSLQESLDGDEKELESSEEGGSAEERRLEPPPSSYYCLYSYRGSRLAQQRADSDDGSPSGTNAETPSGDDFRTPGYRVGCYYCLFQQEKLLSQTTTDSEHNCSEYVVCFLGGSEKGLELFRLELDKYIQGLKNNMNCEERGGENHVQSYLSSWFEDVVCPIQRVVHLFQEQLTFLLHAALSYTPVEVKESDEKTKRDIHRFLSVASLQGLIHEGTMTSLCMAMTEEQHKSVIIDCSSSQPQFHNAGSNRFCEDWMQAFLNGAEGGNPFLFRQVLENFKLKAIQDTNNLKRFIRQAEMNHYALFKCYMFLKNCGSGDILLKIAKVEHEEMPEAKSVVAVLEEFMKEAPTQSF
- the C20H17orf75 gene encoding protein Njmu-R1 isoform X1 yields the protein MLPSLQESLDGDEKELESSEEGGSAEERRLEPPPSSYYCLYSYRGSRLAQQRADSDDGSPSGTNAETPSGDDFSLSLADTNLPSELEPELCSFIAKRLSKGAVFEGLGNVASVELRTPGYRVGCYYCLFQQEKLLSQTTTDSEHNCSEYVVCFLGGSEKGLELFRLELDKYIQGLKNNMNCEERGGENHVQSYLSSWFEDVVCPIQRVVHLFQEQLTFLLHAALSYTPVEVKESDEKTKRDIHRFLSVASLQGLIHEGTMTSLCMAMTEEQHKSVIIDCSSSQPQFHNAGSNRFCEDWMQAFLNGAEGGNPFLFRQVLENFKLKAIQDTNNLKRFIRQAEMNHYALFKCYMFLKNCGSGDILLKIAKVEHEEMPEAKSVVAVLEEFMKEAPTQSF